The following coding sequences lie in one Hydrogenophaga sp. PBL-H3 genomic window:
- a CDS encoding sirohydrochlorin chelatase: MLGVIVFAHGSRDPLWRLPVESVAQQIARNDPAAAVSCAYLELCEPDMATAVNQMVTAGATHVRVLPLFFGMGKHAREDLPVLMKDLAESHPQVRFEQLPAAGEDPRLTALLAQIALETAP; encoded by the coding sequence ATGCTCGGTGTGATCGTGTTTGCCCATGGGTCGCGCGACCCGTTGTGGCGCCTGCCGGTGGAGTCGGTGGCGCAGCAGATCGCGCGCAACGACCCCGCTGCCGCCGTGTCGTGCGCCTACCTGGAACTTTGTGAACCCGACATGGCCACTGCCGTGAACCAGATGGTCACGGCCGGCGCCACGCACGTGCGGGTGCTGCCGCTGTTTTTCGGCATGGGCAAGCACGCGCGCGAAGACCTGCCAGTGCTCATGAAAGACCTGGCCGAGAGCCACCCCCAGGTGCGTTTCGAGCAGTTGCCCGCTGCGGGAGAAGACCCACGCCTGACCGCACTGCTCGCGCAGATCGCATTGGAAACTGCCCCATGA
- a CDS encoding FecR domain-containing protein — MLPINAFQIAVARPSTIFVRHALGMLLLGAGLWAGQGVARAATTSTVIEAVQLPAWVEHNGQRRPAEPGVQLVDNDKAITAGQARMLLRMSDRSVIKLGEQTEFQIESMAVRKSQAAGPSELSATLRLVTGVFRYATDYTSKALGNKRDINLKMATATVGIRGTDFWSMTDAAHDAVCMFEGKVEVMRDAKPGIMLEKPGAFWVVFTGAEEKPAGQATPDQLAKFIGQAEMQPGKGILLQGGRWRTVAGFMPSGAQANALRTSLQTAGYPAEVVVKDGRFEVRINQFATREDAEAVLKQLQANTALGVTEGRVALATR, encoded by the coding sequence ATGTTGCCCATCAATGCTTTTCAGATCGCCGTGGCCCGACCTTCAACGATCTTCGTTCGTCATGCGTTGGGCATGTTGCTGCTGGGAGCCGGCCTCTGGGCTGGTCAGGGCGTCGCCCGCGCGGCGACCACCAGCACAGTGATCGAAGCCGTGCAATTGCCCGCTTGGGTCGAGCACAACGGACAGCGTCGCCCGGCCGAGCCTGGCGTGCAACTGGTCGACAACGACAAGGCGATCACCGCCGGGCAAGCCCGCATGCTGCTGCGCATGTCCGACCGCAGTGTGATCAAGCTCGGCGAGCAAACCGAATTCCAGATCGAGTCCATGGCTGTGCGCAAATCGCAAGCGGCAGGTCCATCGGAACTCTCCGCCACCCTGCGCCTGGTCACCGGCGTGTTTCGGTATGCCACCGACTACACCAGCAAGGCCCTGGGCAACAAGCGCGACATCAACCTGAAGATGGCCACCGCCACCGTGGGCATTCGCGGCACCGATTTCTGGAGCATGACCGACGCTGCCCACGACGCCGTGTGCATGTTCGAGGGCAAGGTCGAGGTCATGCGCGATGCCAAGCCCGGCATCATGTTGGAGAAGCCCGGTGCGTTCTGGGTTGTGTTTACAGGTGCGGAAGAAAAACCCGCTGGTCAGGCCACGCCGGATCAACTGGCCAAGTTCATTGGCCAGGCCGAGATGCAGCCCGGCAAAGGCATCCTGTTGCAAGGCGGCCGCTGGCGCACGGTGGCGGGCTTCATGCCCAGCGGAGCCCAGGCCAATGCGCTGCGCACCAGCCTGCAGACCGCAGGCTATCCCGCCGAGGTGGTGGTCAAGGATGGCCGCTTCGAGGTCCGCATCAACCAGTTCGCTACCCGCGAAGACGCGGAAGCTGTGTTGAAACAACTGCAAGCCAACACCGCGCTGGGCGTGACCGAGGGACGCGTAGCGCTGGCCACACGTTGA
- a CDS encoding CysB family HTH-type transcriptional regulator: MNLHQFRFVQEAVRRNLNLTEAAKALHTSQPGVSKAIIELEDELGIEIFARHGKRIKRVTEPGVQVLKSIEIILREVNNLKRIGEQYSAQDSGTLSIATTHTQARYVLPGPVAALRQAYPKVGISLHQGSPDQVAKMLMEEVAEIGMATESLVNYPELVTLPCYEWQHVLVLPFDHPLLERERITHEDLAHVPLITYHPSYTGRTRIDQAFALRHLQPNIVLEAIDSDVIKTYVKLGMGVGIVAEMAMAGDNQTPDLVSRPAADLFGHNLARVAFKRGTYLRHFVLRFAELLSERLTRDQIMRAMSGTPDDYEL, from the coding sequence ATGAATTTGCACCAGTTCCGCTTCGTGCAGGAAGCCGTGCGCCGCAACCTCAACCTGACCGAGGCCGCCAAGGCACTGCACACCTCTCAGCCCGGGGTGTCCAAGGCCATCATCGAGCTCGAAGACGAGCTGGGCATTGAAATTTTCGCGCGCCACGGCAAACGCATCAAACGCGTTACCGAGCCCGGCGTGCAGGTGCTCAAGAGCATCGAGATCATCCTGCGCGAGGTCAACAACCTCAAGCGCATCGGCGAGCAGTATTCGGCCCAGGACAGTGGCACGCTGTCCATTGCCACCACGCACACCCAGGCCCGCTATGTGCTGCCCGGACCGGTGGCCGCCTTGCGCCAGGCCTACCCCAAGGTCGGCATCAGCCTGCACCAGGGCTCGCCCGACCAGGTGGCCAAGATGCTGATGGAAGAAGTCGCCGAAATCGGCATGGCCACCGAATCTCTGGTGAACTACCCCGAACTCGTCACCTTGCCCTGCTACGAGTGGCAGCACGTCCTGGTGTTGCCGTTCGACCACCCGCTGCTGGAGCGCGAGCGCATCACGCACGAAGACCTGGCCCATGTGCCCCTGATCACCTACCACCCCAGCTACACCGGCCGCACCCGCATCGACCAGGCCTTCGCGCTGCGCCACCTGCAGCCCAACATTGTTCTGGAAGCGATCGACTCCGACGTGATCAAGACGTATGTGAAGCTGGGCATGGGCGTGGGCATCGTGGCCGAGATGGCCATGGCGGGCGACAACCAGACGCCCGACCTGGTGTCCCGCCCTGCAGCCGACCTGTTTGGCCACAACCTGGCGCGTGTGGCCTTCAAGCGCGGCACCTACCTGCGCCACTTCGTGCTGCGATTTGCCGAGCTGCTCAGCGAGCGCCTCACGCGCGACCAGATCATGCGCGCCATGAGCGGCACCCCCGATGACTACGAACTGTGA
- a CDS encoding pyridoxal phosphate-dependent aminotransferase, with product MSLHPPRTPLLQSRLPNVGTTIFTVMSALAAEHKAVNLGQGFPDFDCDPALVDAVTKAMQAGHNQYPPMPGVPALRQAMADKMLALYGLRCDPGTEITVTAGATQAILTALLAVVHPGDEVIVLEPCYDSYVPNIELAGGVPVRVPLTPGTFRPDFDRIAAAMTPRTRAILINSPHNPSGTVWSAADMQRLQDLLAPTDVLLISDEVYEHMVFDGQQHQSAARFPGLAARAFIVSSFGKTYHVTGWKVGTVVAPAALTAEFRKVHQFNVFTVNTPMQHALAAYMANPAPYLELSAFYQRKRDLFCEGLANTRFRMLAGEGTYFQCVDISGLAVPERDLPDGDFCQWLTREIGVAAIPLSAFYGNGFDQRVVRFCFAKKDDTLREALKRLARL from the coding sequence ATGAGCCTCCATCCTCCCCGCACACCGCTCCTTCAATCTCGCCTGCCCAACGTCGGCACGACCATCTTCACCGTCATGTCGGCCCTGGCGGCCGAGCACAAGGCTGTGAATCTGGGACAAGGGTTTCCGGACTTCGATTGCGACCCTGCATTGGTCGACGCCGTCACAAAAGCCATGCAGGCTGGCCACAACCAGTACCCGCCCATGCCGGGCGTGCCCGCGCTGCGCCAGGCCATGGCCGACAAGATGCTCGCGCTCTACGGCCTGCGCTGCGACCCGGGCACCGAGATCACCGTGACCGCCGGCGCCACGCAAGCCATCCTCACCGCCCTGCTGGCCGTGGTGCATCCTGGCGACGAGGTCATCGTGCTGGAGCCTTGCTACGACAGCTACGTGCCCAACATCGAACTGGCCGGCGGTGTGCCGGTGCGCGTGCCGCTGACGCCGGGCACCTTCCGCCCCGATTTCGACCGCATAGCCGCTGCCATGACGCCGCGCACGCGCGCCATCCTGATCAACAGCCCACACAACCCCAGCGGGACCGTGTGGAGCGCGGCCGACATGCAGCGCCTGCAGGACCTGCTGGCCCCCACTGACGTGCTGCTGATCAGCGACGAGGTCTACGAACACATGGTGTTTGACGGCCAGCAGCATCAGAGCGCCGCGCGCTTCCCGGGCTTGGCTGCGCGCGCTTTCATCGTCAGCAGCTTCGGCAAGACCTATCACGTGACTGGCTGGAAGGTGGGCACCGTGGTGGCGCCCGCCGCGCTCACCGCCGAGTTTCGCAAGGTGCACCAGTTCAACGTATTCACGGTGAACACACCCATGCAGCACGCGCTGGCTGCCTACATGGCCAACCCCGCGCCCTACCTCGAATTGAGCGCGTTCTACCAGCGCAAGCGCGACCTGTTCTGCGAAGGCCTGGCCAACACCCGCTTTCGCATGCTCGCGGGTGAAGGCACCTACTTTCAGTGCGTTGACATCTCCGGCCTGGCCGTGCCGGAGCGCGACCTCCCTGACGGTGACTTCTGCCAGTGGCTCACACGCGAGATCGGCGTCGCCGCAATTCCGCTCTCGGCCTTCTATGGCAACGGCTTCGACCAGCGCGTGGTTCGCTTTTGCTTCGCCAAGAAGGACGACACCCTGCGCGAAGCGCTGAAACGGCTCGCCAGACTCTGA
- the lptG gene encoding LPS export ABC transporter permease LptG, producing the protein MKTIRRLIYGEIFLAVGFVLLAFLSLFFFFDFVDELPALGKPSALDPKLVYEVPHALLYVGLLMPNRIYELLPISVLIGAVFVLARLAQGSEYTILRTSGLGPWRALRTLLGLGAVFVVLTFALGDYVAPLADRTAQLLKARYQGNISVGQTGAWLKERQPYSNFSVNVGSMSSQGGLGNVRIFEFNNQGSLVSTLTAVTGQIEADDSWTLRQVQRREFDTAGKASARIVRSELETFRWPSGINSEMVSVALLKPETMRTADLFGYIRHLQANGQTAQRYEIEFWRKVFYPLSCLVMVVLALPFAYLHFRSGSITAYVFGGVMIGISFFLLNNVFGYIGNLNAWQPWLAAASPALIYSVFSLAAFGWLVLRR; encoded by the coding sequence TTCTTCTTCGACTTCGTGGACGAGCTGCCCGCGCTGGGCAAACCGTCGGCGCTGGACCCCAAGCTGGTGTACGAGGTGCCGCATGCCTTGCTGTACGTTGGCCTGCTCATGCCCAACCGCATTTATGAGTTGCTGCCGATCTCGGTGCTGATCGGCGCAGTTTTCGTGCTGGCGCGGCTGGCCCAAGGCTCGGAATACACGATCCTGCGCACCAGCGGGCTGGGCCCCTGGCGCGCGCTGCGCACGCTGCTCGGCCTGGGTGCCGTGTTCGTGGTGCTCACCTTCGCACTGGGCGACTACGTGGCACCGCTGGCGGACCGGACGGCTCAACTGCTCAAGGCCCGCTACCAAGGCAACATCAGCGTCGGCCAGACCGGCGCCTGGCTCAAGGAGCGACAGCCCTACAGCAATTTCTCGGTCAACGTGGGCTCGATGTCGTCACAAGGCGGGCTGGGCAACGTGCGGATCTTCGAGTTCAACAACCAGGGCTCGCTGGTCTCCACGCTCACTGCGGTCACCGGCCAGATCGAGGCCGACGACTCATGGACCTTGCGCCAGGTGCAGCGGCGCGAATTCGACACCGCCGGCAAGGCGTCGGCCCGCATCGTGCGCAGCGAGCTGGAAACCTTCCGCTGGCCCAGCGGCATCAACAGCGAAATGGTGTCGGTGGCCTTGCTCAAGCCCGAGACAATGCGCACGGCCGACCTGTTCGGCTACATCCGCCACCTGCAGGCAAACGGGCAGACGGCGCAGCGCTACGAGATCGAGTTCTGGCGCAAGGTGTTCTACCCACTCAGTTGCCTGGTGATGGTGGTGCTCGCCCTGCCCTTCGCTTACCTGCACTTCCGCTCGGGCAGCATCACCGCCTACGTGTTTGGCGGCGTGATGATCGGCATCAGCTTCTTCCTGCTCAACAACGTCTTCGGCTACATCGGCAACCTCAATGCCTGGCAGCCCTGGCTGGCGGCGGCCTCACCCGCGCTGATCTATTCGGTGTTTTCGCTGGCCGCGTTTGGCTGGCTCGTCTTGCGAAGGTAG
- a CDS encoding (2Fe-2S)-binding protein, producing MDRREFGEACAWGAGSLAATLAGHAWAAEARPRSYGRVLLVDELGQPLKAAGLRTQTNYVFHYPFEATPVFLLDLGKAATATQLVTREKQTYQWPGGVGQQRSLVAFSAICAHKLVYPTKELSFISFRKGAAVNPQTPSKGSDLIHCCADHSQYDPARGALVLNGPAEQPLCAVLIEHDAKTDQLTATGTLGGELFDDFFKKYEMKLSLEVGPNAKQAVARQSTVRELDRYCRNAVRC from the coding sequence ATGGATCGTCGTGAATTCGGGGAAGCTTGTGCATGGGGCGCGGGGTCGCTGGCGGCCACGCTGGCGGGCCATGCATGGGCTGCCGAGGCCAGGCCTCGCAGCTATGGCCGGGTGTTGCTGGTTGACGAACTGGGCCAGCCGCTCAAGGCCGCCGGCCTGCGGACGCAGACCAACTACGTTTTCCACTACCCGTTCGAGGCCACGCCCGTGTTCCTGCTCGACCTGGGCAAGGCAGCCACAGCCACCCAGCTTGTCACGCGCGAGAAGCAGACCTACCAATGGCCCGGGGGTGTCGGTCAGCAGCGCAGCCTGGTGGCGTTCTCCGCCATCTGCGCGCACAAGCTGGTGTATCCGACCAAAGAACTGAGCTTCATCAGCTTTCGCAAGGGCGCGGCGGTGAATCCGCAGACGCCGAGCAAGGGCAGCGATCTGATCCACTGCTGCGCCGACCACAGCCAGTACGACCCGGCGCGTGGTGCGCTGGTGCTCAATGGCCCGGCCGAGCAGCCGTTGTGCGCGGTGCTGATCGAGCACGATGCCAAGACCGACCAGCTCACCGCCACGGGCACGCTGGGGGGTGAGCTGTTTGACGACTTCTTCAAGAAGTACGAGATGAAGCTGAGCCTGGAGGTGGGGCCGAATGCGAAGCAGGCGGTGGCACGGCAGAGCACCGTGCGCGAACTCGACCGCTACTGCCGCAACGCGGTCCGTTGCTGA